The nucleotide window GAAAAACCCTGACGAGTTAGTCATccatttaaatttacaaaagcGAGAAATATACGctgtttatataaatatatgttacATGCATTAACGTTGCAACGTTAAAAAGACATAAATCATTCGGCTTCTTTAAAGCAAAATATAAACAGTCACTATACTTATCACAGACGGGATTGTCGCATAAGTATATAAGATTATTTATTAGCCCGGTGCAAAAATCCACATAGTCAGAAGAACAGTAGAAAAGATTaatgattttgaaatttttggtaGGAGCAAACATGTATTATCGCTAAAAAAGAGTTAATTTGTCGGCTTACAAATGAGATATAAAAACATTCTCTTTGCAAAAGCCATAGAGACaaggacagacagacagacctgGAGTGGTAAGACTAGTTAATGGTCCGTGGAGGAAATATCCACATGATTAAGGAGTCAATCGGCTAATGAAGTTCTTAGATTTCATTAGTCTGATGCCTCGATGTTCTAGAGCTTGAATGCTGTTCAAGAATATGGACAGTTATaaagattttggattttaaatgttttgataaCGTTATTAATCAGTTAATTCTGGAACATCTGGCTTGACCCAGGCGTTGGGCATATACCTAATTATGGCTCAAGGTGATCCGTAGTAATACAAGCAGAAGATTATGTCAGTCTGTAAGTTATCTAGCCTAAACTTCAAAGAATATGTACAGTTATAAAGATTTTGgatttgaaatgattttaaatgattttaaatgattcaataattttaaaaatgcttttaacgTCGGTGTTATGCATTGGCGTAAcgtaaaacaaattaataaataaaacaaaacatttttaaaccacatcaaaggaaaataattacATCCACTATGTCTGTTACACACAGATTGTATTGcgaattattatattatatgcaTTATAATGTATTATAATCTGTGCGAATTGCGATTCAATTATCATTGACGAAATATCAATTATCTCCAATTTCctacttttttaaattcatcTAAGGATTAATGATATACTTGGGTATTACAATTATGTTTTATTTGTTGGTCTcaagaaaatacaaaacaattcTTTGGTCAGACAACACAGATGGGTTTTTATTGAAAAGGCAAAGAAAAATTTATGATAAGGgctaaaaaagatatttttccaattataAAGCGAATACAGGTTCCATTGATATTAGTTTGGTATGTACGGAATATCAACggggtcacccgtcctttatttatcgcattttgtgtttccgtaacagacagAAAAACAGACAtacgatggctattattaaatagACTAGCCGAGAAAgccggcgtcgaaacgctggGGTAAGCCGCAAGTCAAGATGTGACCCGGCGTTGAATACTCTGTGAAGCGCTTAATAACAGCCGTAAACTGCGCTATGCGAACAGGTGGGTGCTTTagtgcagtatgtcgtaaatcaagtgaagcgcatacaccattatagcgttgcgactgtaacattttttgaaaaatatctttcccgcaacgatagccaaaataaaaacagagtttacaaaccgttaaTACTTTataatagcaaaaacaatcggtcgatattattttattttgcggaataagtttgtgtgaaagttataaaattaatcgtgacactgggctgagcgcttagtacagttaaaccatgttgcacaggcgtataccctttcaaaaaaaaaactttctcgcagactcgtttaattaaaaacacaagaaacagtcatTGCTCATTGCTAACACAGGGCTAACAATTTACTGACAGTAAAACTGTTAGTGAACCGTTTCATATGTTTTCTGCGGCTCTTGAGCGAAAACAGTggttaattattattaaaaatggcgcataaaattaatgcatttttttagtcacttaaattatttttcttaccTATGGTAATAAAtcaaagtaattaaattaattagaaaataaattaatttttaattaattttaaagtttttgactTAACAACCCCCTGGTTCCTTAAAAATCGCAGAAAGGTTAAAGGAATATTGGTAACCCTTTTGCACAGACAGAATAGGGCTATTTTTATAGAGAGGTGTcgttttttgtttgcttttttatagcaataaaacaataaaaaatatctcGTTACTACTCTGCATGTTTTTTCATCGTGTTCATTCACAAAGAGTGTATGTTGCATTTGAACCGAATAATTTGCTATTGAGTATTCTCTCTAATGAATGGACACTCTAAAAGGCGGAAACCTCTGATAAGTAAACACTTTGGTCATACACCGGCCGGACACTCTAATTAGTGGACATTATTTTTTGCAGCAAagagaaaatatgttttttttttctcaccaaTCAGCGGAAGGTCCAAAAAGATCCGAAGcgagaaaagaaaaatagacaaaaatcaatagtttttgtaacatttatttcaaacattttacagCTTTTGTGTCCAGCTTGCTTTTAATCTCATCAATTTTCTTTATGTACAACTTGATCAgcttaaatactttttaaaataaaatgtttaatcaTTTATCTTTCATTTGTTAAAATTAGTCGTTAGcccttggaaaaatccacgggttcgcccgtcttttttataccgcattgcgtgcgtcttgctacctgcgcagctaagctaccattttgtgtgacagacagacggacggacggacagacagacgtatacgggcattataatatagattcttTTAAAAGACTTTAAGGATCTGTAAAGATTGAAATTTTGTTTCGTTATCATTATGTTAATATTATAttatcatttgttatttttcttttgtgataCAAAAATCGGCTGTATTTTCTAATTTGcggcttaaaatgtaaaactaTCCGAAAGGCGGACACTTTGGTCATACACCACCGATGGTGTCCGCAAATTAGAGAGGATACTGTTTTTACAACCCAATCGGTTTAATCAAGTTCAACTTTATAACACGTCCATTAGAATGTTTTGCAATATGTTACCTCAAGCCGGCTTGTTGTATCTTCCAAgaacaaaaaatgttataaaagtgAACATGTTTAATACTTTAATATTGGATTGATTTTTGAATGACACTTAAGGTTTTTACGTAAGCATACTAAACGCAAAGCAAGTAACAGAATAATCGTCTAACATAACACTATATGATATGAGAATAACAaaagaataaatagaaacatGATACTATGAATACAATTTAAAGAATAACTTTCAAACAAAGCACACGCAAGTGTGTTAACTaactttagacaaaaaattttttttagctagaAACCATCTAAGAATATGAAGAAGTCACTAAAAGCTTTAGTGTATGGAGAAAATGTGACGCCCTTACCAgcttttaaagtgttttcattgtttttgctttttgtaAGTAAGTCTTCTTACAATGTGTTGAATAATTTTGTTCGCTAAGTTTTTGTGGTTTCTTGCACGTgtacttgttgttgttgttgttgttattgttattgtaaaTACTAACATTCACGACCTAGAAAATTGTATACAAAAAGTACACTTTATCGTGATGGAATGTTTGCTGTATTTACTTTCCCTCGTAATAAAATCCAGTGAAaaacaataaagtttttttgcaaaGTTTCATTTTAAGCAGTGCGTTTAATCGAGCGTTTAATCAATACATTGCATATTGTGGATCTTTCTTTTAAGTCTGTAGTTATACTCCCTTTTTTAAACCCGGTAAAAGCAATCAAACTTGTTTATGAAATTTATTTGTTGCAATACAAAAGGTAGTCGAAGTGAGAAATTATCAATTGCATATTGTGGATTGTGCATTTAGGTGTTCAATTCAATGGTGATATCCTGCCAGTTTGCTTATCTACCGCAACTTATCAAGGTatgctaaatatatatataacacaaGACACTCTCCCTTAATGAATCTCGAGCGAATATACATCGAGTTGGGATTCCCTTTGTCCTGCAAGCAACAGAGGAAGTCCTCTACTAAACAATGCACGTTGTCCACGCCCAcaacatttttataaagttgGTTATTATTTAGTTGTCCTTGTTCAAAAAGTAAAGAAAGGATGTGTAGAATAAAACTCAGCATGAATAAAAAACTCTAAAGAATTAAGTAGCCTTAAATATGTCCGATAAATTGTCACCTGACAACGTCAATAATATGGAGCAGTTCCACTTGTTTCAGagctaaaacaacaagaacGAAGCCGAACTGAATCTTGCCTAGCCAGATATTACATTCACAAACATAACAACACAACTCAGCTactattttataaatttatttatgacaTGTTTCGTCAAATAACATTGTTCTGACAATACTAATCATTATAAACAAAGTATTAGTTAATGAAAACAATTAAGGTTAGCCATATTAAATATTTGGCTTTTGTTTCGGTTTATGACTGAATTATTGGATTGCTATAGCTGGAGCGAATTAAATTGTTAACAACGGTCTACTaacaaaaagcaaagaaaagtgtaaaaaaacctATATTTTATACATTTCCATTCTCTAGCAGCTGCGGAAAATTTATTGTAGGTAACAAATGACCAATGAGGGAGCTAAAAATCTCTTTCACCAAATCGACATTTCTACTTGTAAAAGCACTATAGTCACTTTGTTAGACATGATTTTTGAAGCCATGCTTAACAAGAAAGAAACTTTCTTCACGGAGGTGGTTTGTATCCAACGGACTGATAAGTCACTAAACTGGTGATTCGAGCTGGGcattcttctttaatttttcttaacaaGGATTTGCATCCTGAAATTTCCAGGTGTAAAGATTGTAGTTTTTGATTTATATCTATTCTCAATTATTTCTATCTGGAAAGGACAAAAAGCAAACTTGGCCCTCACAACGAAATAATACACTTTGGGGCGCACTAAGGTCTCATCATTTAAGAAAAATGGTTGTGCTGAATTAGCATATTAGCTAGTATTTTCATATGAAATTTTGCAGGGGGAAGAATAACTGTTCCCAATAATTGTTTTTAAGAACTGTTTAAAATTTCACGACTTGCTGGCCTGATATTATAAATAGTGTAAAcatctcttttttatttattaaaatgttattttgtttttatatttagtctTTCGGAGTTTCAGAGGTTGAGACAGGTAAGTAGATTTGGTCTTGTTTTAAAGTATTCTCGCATTcaagcaattaaaaaaaaatattgcgcgAATTTTGTTTCAGTTATTATAAAACACTTCAATTTATAGctaatttattaaaaacaaaattctttGACAAATCCATTTTTGGGGATTAAGAAGATTTCAGAGGCATTAAGTCCCAATGACCacgcaaatattttttaaaaaaaccttaatTCAATGGACTAATTTAGTAATATGAAATCGTAGCTAATGCTGGCATAATTCTAAGGGCATGGATTAAACAGCCTTAATCAGCGAAGGTTTTTCACATTTAATTAAACAAGCTCTATAGATTCACGGGGCAAAAcatcaaaatcaaaaagaaaGGAAGACTTCCGCAAAACAGCGTATGTCCAAGAAAGGCTGTGGACTATTTAACAtagtcttttttctttttagtgggGTGACAAGCACCCTAACTTTAAAGCTACTTGTTTGTTAATTAATTACAGCTGAATGGAATAAGTTTAAACTTTAATAAGCTGTATCAATAAGTTGAATTTATTCCAAAGCTTTTTTTCAAGGTCTATTAACTTTAGCGGAGCAGCTGTAATTTCCGAAAGGCTATGCTTCCTGTAGAACCTAATTTCTACATATCCTCGCataaacgataatttaaaataaaaccttggtgtatatatgtatatatatatttgtatatttatatatatttatacgaTTTTGTTCTGTAATTGTAGGAGAAAAAGTTGGAATTATCGTCTCTAGCTATTACATTGCTCGAATATTCGCCAGGTAAtaataactattttttaatgCCGAAATCTTCTCATGAGATTTTTAAAGCACATTTCATACTTGAATGCTCATTTAACAAGtgttattttagtttttaagtCATATCTGTTGTGATTAAATATAATATGAAAAAAGTCCAAGTTCAAAATTTCTACACTTTTAATAACATTATAAGTAAACCTGCGCATTATCCTCCAAAGTGCTGCAAAGATGACGAATCGAGTGTGACTTGAATCCACGACCTCTTACTTTACGGGCGATTGCTCTAACGACTTTGCTATCGATCAACCCCATGGACTCTCTAGCGCATGTTTGTACTTGGGAAGGTAATGTGCAGGGTTACATGTACAAATATATCTCACTGTTGTTCTTATCAGTTAATATCTATACTTCTAGTTTACTATGGGGAAATATGAGCGATCGATTTCCTAAAAAATATGTCTTGATACTGTCTTCACTTGGATCAGCATTGGCCAGCATTGCATTTGGTTTCACAGAAACTTTCACATGGGCTGTTGCTGCAAAATTCTTTACTGGTTGCTGTGCTGGTAAAATTCTCTGAATTTTTATCCATATTGTTCACACGGTTTGGCAAATTGTAACGAATTAAGTTAAATAGTTAGGTAGTTCAATCACCAGTTGatgaagaaattatattttaggAATAGCTGTCGTGGGCAAAGCTATTTTGGTTGACATATGTGATGATACGAACATGGTAAAGTAATATCTTTTAGATCttatgtgttttgtttttttatttatcatccCAACAGGAGATATTTTTTCTAAGGATTATCATTTTACATCATCGGATTTTCACGTGCATGATCTTGAATTAGTAAATAGTTTGCCTATACTATATATACCATACcctagaaatttttttaattgcaaTGGATTTCCAATTGCTATATCCAAGGTATACAAATATTAGTGGTCTCCATTTTTAATGCCGAATGGTTCACTTACAAAGATATGTAGTTCTACAGCGTCAGTCTATTAGTGCCGCTCTTATCCGCCGTTTTAAATATAGGTTCATTTTCTGATCTGTGCTAAGACAAGTCAAGCTCAGAAAAGTATTCAAATGTTGCTTTGACAATAAACTTTTTGGTAGCCATGACCCAAAGCATGTCACCACTAGTTTAGTTAACTAAGCAGTTAAAAACATAAGAAGCTTACTAACGGATACTGAGCTGTTTTGATGTCTTATTGTCAAATGCAAAGCCCAGATTATAGCTACAGGCTGAGCGTAAGAAGTCTAATACCCTTGACTGAgggttttttatttcaaattaaaacaCTAAAATCGGTAATTATCCATATCATcgctaagaaagaaaaaattgtgtTCGATTTTAATGCTTTCCACAATCGAGAGcgtttaatttgacacgattgcaacttctaaaaataatttcgagTCATTGggaatgaaattaaaaatatgtttcagGTTGTTTGTTTAAGTTGATGTGGTACCATTTTAATGATGGGTTATCGCGAATCAGTTAGTAAGACGTCATATAAAGTCTTATCAAAACTGTAAACCAATCATTATATCATCCaggcaataaaatttagtttatcCGTATTGCTTACAAAGGTCATCCGACTgaacattaattttttaacattatgtaatattttttaattgttctaatttttaaaagaacgtTGACGGgacatgttaatttttttaccatgcTGACGTCATTATGGTATATTTTCTTCGAATCCTTGGCTTACGCAGTTCAATGCATTATTTAAATCCTCCAAAGCAGAACTCTCGCAACCTTTCGGCTCTGGAACATTCGTCAAGAGATTCTGTTTTATCATTTCGAAAAATGGCCAAAAAACTAGCGTTTTCTAAAAATGTATGAACAGGATTGTAGTGTATTTGAAACTACATTTTTACGCTCGTAATTTTGTCAACGAGTGACTTTTTGTAATTACAAAAGGGCTTATCAATGTTTTGATTGTTTTCTAGCCTCTTGGAATGACAGTAATCATGTCCTCGTTTTCCACCGGATTAGTTACAGGGCCCGCTTTAGGAGGTTAGTGAGCACACCTGCATAAAACCTATTTTCTCCCTGCCACATCTCTCCTCTTTTAGTTATAACAAACTGTCCATGAACTTTTCTTCTTCGTTCTTATTTCTAGGTTATTTAGCTTTTCCTGCAGAACAATATTCTAATGTTTTTAGTAAAGGTAAGTATGTTATATTACATAGCTTAAAACTTTTTACACCTGCAGGGTATTTTAAGACATATTGAAAATGCAACATTCTATATAACAGATGCCCTTTAATAGCCAACATGTTTTCTAGAGACTAAAATTACGCTTGAACTGTCACATCATACCTCTTTAAAgagcaaaaactaaatttttttttgtcatcttAAATGATAAATGTTATGTTTTTATTACGTCCCCGTCAAATAAGTTAAActaaaaagtagtatttgacgATCTGTTGATCTATATTGTTGAAAATCAAGGAAGAATAGAAACTTTAGAGCCTTctttcaataaattttttcagagCTATTTatatcaaattaaaattaaGAGCATCATTAAGCGTCAGTAAAACATAATTAGCgattaaaaattatgtcaaGCCAGAAGCAAGCCACGGTAGTAAAGCGGAATTATCCTTTCCTCCCCCTTCCCTTCCTTCCATTAAAAAGGTATTAAAGCATGCTTCAAAATAAAAGGAAGACTTGAAAAAGTCTAATCTTTTATCACTATGTGCTAATAAGCTAGGAgctatttatttattatgtgCTGCCTACATTGTTTATACATAATTTTCCTCCGTTATGGACGTTTTACCGcaagttcagaaaaaacataCATGTTTCTTTAGAATCTTTATTTGGGCGTTACACCATATTACTTCCAAACTTTATATTGGCTATTGGATTGTTTATTTCTACTGGAATATTCATATTGGCTTTTCGAAAGAATTCCCGGTTAGTTGACTGTAAACAAAGTAGTTGATAGCTTgcgttttgattttaaaatttctttttttttcgctACTCTTAACTGATCAAATTATTGCTGATGAAAATCtttatattaataatacccgtattttgTCTATAATGTGGCCGACAAGATTACTTCGTGGCAAAAAAATTCACGAAATGTGTACGGAAGCCGAATCACTGGCAAGGTTACAGGGAATATAAGGGACAAGCGAACCTGAGAATTTATTCATTAGCTAATATCTTGTCTTTAATATGCAGtggactctctctatctcgattACTCTTTATATCAAACTTCTCTCTATCCTGATCAAAAGTCTCGGTGCCTTTGACATTTGTGTACGTTCTAAGCTATTTTCCTCTCTTTATCTTGAACTTCTCTATCTCGAATTTTCATTTATCtcgaacaaaaattttactCCGTAGTAACTttttctctctctatctcgataTTTTGTGTCTTAGGGTTTATCTACACAGCAAATGGAACAcaagaaagtcaaaaaatgaaaattagaaTGCGCTTAAAGATTTGAAATTTGAGATTTGCTtacaaacaagaaaaagtaGGCCTTGTTTGCAAGATTGTCATGATGTCAGCCGTCGAAAGAAAAATTGGAAACAAAGCTATGGTTTAAAAGTCGAAAATAATTCGAAAATATGTTTTATCCTGTTGTAGAAAAGCCTTCAAGATCAAAAAACTAACGGGCAAAATTaatgaaaagacttatttaGCTTGGAActgctagccatgtaaaatgttTAACACATGCTTAATTTAACTAATgtagaatattttaaatatcaaaTTGTGAAGCCTAATGCACCTTTAATAAACCTTTGACACTCCCTCTTGcttcattttttatgataatTTTCTCTGTCACAAATTtccttgcgagttcgagataaagagagTCCACTATAATTTCAGACTCTCCCTCTGTAAGGCAAACATGGTAGCTGCGAATAACGATGGCCAAATTCCCCATGGATCCCTCCGCCAAGCAACCGACTAGTAAATACAATATGTATGCCACGAAACAGAAAAATCTTTGTTGCcgaaaattttgttgaaagtgcaaaatattttttcagaatcCCAGACGGATTGATAGAAGAAGAGCCTTTACAGCAACATAACAGTAAATATGGAGCGACACAAGTAGCTGAAACTATATATTCTCCTAAGGTTACCACCAATCGTCTAATAACACGATCTTCTCAGtggaaaagatttaaaaattggaTGTTAAATACAACATTATGCAGACTACTTCGGTATGAAAGTAGTTACATTTGCATTcagaaagcattttttaaaagtaatttaGCGTTTTTAgtagtttattttaaatatacataaagaaAATGCTGAGATCAACTGACTTTTCATATCCAAGTTGATGTTTGGAGGAATTTTATTTCAATGATAATGTTTCTTTATTTAGGATAAAAAGTTGTGTTATGAGTTGTGCCTTAACAGCAATATATTACATGCTGGCTGTGGCGTATGAAGACATCTATCCAGTGTTAGCTGCGACTACAAAGAAATACAGTAAGTCACACAATTGTTCCACCTCTTCCGACATAACCGAAAGCGTCCCTACTTAAATGAAAGTCATGCGACCTTCCGATTTCACAAAGGTCACGATGTCAAAAGTTTTTCAGAATTTTCTTCACAAATAAGTAATGATTATTGCCTAATGGTACTAATTCTTACGGGGTTAAAATAGTTACATTTCGCGGGTGTTAACTTTTACCGAAGATTGTTTACAAAAGTCTCATGGAGTTTCTCCAACGACGTATAAAAACAattgtcaaatattttaaaaaaaacttttctcgaaaaaatatttactgaaataaaaatattttttgcgtcGTAATTTTCCTAATTTGGCCATCTGCGAGAAGCGTCAATATTAATGCCCTAAAATACCTAAAAACACTGCTACAATCAGTAAAAAATCAGTATATGGTGATCAATTTTCAGCTCACACTACTATTTTGTACCGACCAAAATATCTCGAACTGTTAATGCACAAAAACGAATTTTGTCTAACTAACATCaatctttattttaaattattatcaattttttatttaaataaagatgatAAAAATAATCTCtgatcaaaattttttattgacaTTATACGTCTGGCTTAATATAAAAGAATTTTCAACTGTAAACTAATGAGGTTGTGAAGTTTTCTTAATAATATAAGACATGCTTGCTTTTCAGTGTGAGTGCAGAACGCTTAagtgttattattttgtttctcaTATACTAGATGGTTATGGATTCAATACAAAGGATATTGGTCTATCACTTCTGATAGTATCATGTTTGATGATAGCCATACAAGTACCCTTGCTAGGAAAAGTAAGATACTTTATTTTTGTACCCTACTTGCCTTTCTAAACGTCAATAGAATCAAATTGCATTCTTGTTTCAATACTTTGTGCTTTCCATGCAAAAAAAAtccagaactttttttttaaaaaaaagccagAACAGACCTGCGCAACTGAGAACTGCTACTTacgtaaaataattattttgtggagggttttttttggtttaagaATTGggttgaattttttgcaaaaatttctaACCATTGGGAGCCTCCACTCGTTACCATAATCACTGTTATGTTCTCTTACGGAAAGAATTTCTTTTATGAAAGTTATAAGCCATTGCTTCACCTTAAATTTTGATAATGAGAAATAATTCTTCAATctgttgataatttttttcggGTACTAACATCTTCTTTTCATTTTCAGTTAACAAGCAAATATGGTCCAAGGAAAGTAAGTAATATGAGACGATTGGTTTATCATATACtaatgaaataaaatgtaatttgatTGCTAACAACTccattagttaaaaaaatactatttcACTGATCATTGTATCggtttgaaaagaaaatttgctaTTTCCTTTATACTAATAGTTAACTCCTTAAAAAAATTCAGGGGTTCGCCTTCTAGGCGTATTCCGGACATCGCGTTTTCGTGCTTCGTTAGCACAAACTAACGATTTGGCTACAATTTTGAATAAAGTACGGGTATTGTTATTAAAGCAGAATTTTATACACAAAAAAGTGGAAGCATCGCCCTAGGCGTCCCGTGCCGCCATTTTTGTAGCACCCAAAAAATTCGTTTTCATTCTATTACTTAGGTTTTTATC belongs to Hydractinia symbiolongicarpus strain clone_291-10 chromosome 1, HSymV2.1, whole genome shotgun sequence and includes:
- the LOC130642307 gene encoding uncharacterized protein LOC130642307, translated to MKKSLKALVYGENVTPLPAFKVFSLFLLFVFNSMVISCQFAYLPQLIKSFGVSEVETGEKVGIIVSSYYIARIFASLLWGNMSDRFPKKYVLILSSLGSALASIAFGFTETFTWAVAAKFFTGCCAGIAVVGKAILVDICDDTNMPLGMTVIMSSFSTGLVTGPALGGYLAFPAEQYSNVFSKESLFGRYTILLPNFILAIGLFISTGIFILAFRKNSRIPDGLIEEEPLQQHNSKYGATQVAETIYSPKVTTNRLITRSSQWKRFKNWMLNTTLCRLLRIKSCVMSCALTAIYYMLAVAYEDIYPVLAATTKKYNGYGFNTKDIGLSLLIVSCLMIAIQVPLLGKLTSKYGPRKVFIFSSLALVFCCPINVSITSIQNKNLFWTCVIIISLLTRLALEGGFVTVNVFVNNSVTSDLVGSANGLCMSLTCLTRSVAPTLIGSVFSWSLENIKNVEENKNPLGFPFNQYFTFYILSFFSIFNAFFVTLLSGKIDEKQ